A region of Shewanella psychromarinicola DNA encodes the following proteins:
- a CDS encoding LysR family transcriptional regulator translates to MIELRHLRTLMALKESGSLAGAAKKRFVTQSALSHQIKELETRINSSIFVRKSKPLTFTHEGSRLLNLAEEILPKVIATESDLKRGLEGESQQLKLGIECHSCFRWLMPVIEQFKQHAPAAQIDISSRHLFDSLNALQTGSLDIVLTSDPVPGHSVAYQHLFDFEVKLIVASDNTLAAQAFVTPAQLAKQTLISYPVPLARLDIYKHFLEPAGIEPGEQKQCDLTSMLLQRVACNDGIATLPTWSIRESQGLNLTAVKLGAEGLKRPLFGAYRRDATNANLIQKWLELVANEGIILQRVDQ, encoded by the coding sequence ATGATAGAGCTTAGACACCTTCGTACCCTGATGGCGTTAAAAGAAAGTGGCAGTTTAGCGGGTGCGGCTAAAAAACGGTTTGTCACCCAGTCGGCGCTTTCTCATCAAATAAAAGAGTTAGAGACACGGATTAACTCAAGTATTTTTGTTCGTAAGAGTAAGCCGTTAACCTTTACTCATGAAGGCTCACGTCTGCTAAATTTAGCGGAAGAAATCTTACCGAAAGTGATTGCAACCGAGTCGGATCTTAAACGCGGTTTAGAGGGTGAAAGCCAACAGCTTAAGCTCGGCATTGAATGCCATAGTTGTTTTCGTTGGTTAATGCCTGTTATTGAGCAATTTAAACAACATGCGCCAGCGGCTCAAATTGATATTTCAAGTCGGCATTTATTTGATTCACTCAATGCATTGCAGACGGGGAGTTTAGACATAGTGCTAACCTCAGATCCAGTGCCGGGACACAGTGTCGCTTACCAGCATCTATTTGATTTTGAAGTTAAATTAATTGTAGCCAGTGATAACACCTTAGCGGCACAAGCGTTTGTAACGCCAGCCCAATTGGCAAAGCAAACCTTAATTAGTTACCCCGTGCCGTTAGCGCGCTTAGATATATACAAACACTTTTTAGAGCCCGCGGGTATTGAACCTGGCGAGCAAAAGCAATGTGATTTAACCTCAATGCTATTGCAGCGTGTTGCCTGTAATGACGGCATAGCAACCCTGCCAACTTGGTCTATCAGAGAAAGTCAGGGGCTGAATCTTACTGCGGTTAAATTAGGGGCAGAAGGACTAAAGCGTCCATTGTTTGGTGCTTATCGCCGCGATGCCACTAATGCAAATTTAATCCAAAAGTGGCTCGAACTTGTAGCAAATGAAGGCATAATACTACAGCGGGTTGATCAGTAA
- the metE gene encoding 5-methyltetrahydropteroyltriglutamate--homocysteine S-methyltransferase, which translates to MKISSLGFPRIGRQRELKFALERYWRSEATLTELKNVACELKRTHWQWQADAGVELLPVGDFAYYDQVLTLSATLNVIPARHRVTQADGSQAPVDIDTLFRVARGRSQTGQHACAAEMTKFFNTNYHYQVPELSADQAFEIAYDQLFDDVTEAQQLGHQAKPVLLGPVTYLYLSKSLTEFNKLVLLPPLLVAYQQILSRFAAQGVSWVQFDEPVLAADLTDEWQQAIRQSYQTLAQQKPASLNILLASYYGSIAHHQALVSALPVEGLHLDLVSAPEQLDVFVNALSSQQVLSIGVVNGRNVWAADVDLIADKVTELATRLGDRLWITPSCSLLHCPVDVEVESQLITPLLGQLAFAKQKLFELNEIYQLIVGQGSATSQAIIDRCQQRRLAKAAAANQQVVERVSQLTADDFERDSPFARRIIAQQQKLALPLLPTTTIGSFPQTPAIRGLRSRWRKGEINDNDYRSQLEQVTQDTISRQLKLGLDVLVHGEAERNDMVEYFGEQLDGVGFTQFGWVQSYGSRCVKPPLIYGDVSRPKPMTVDWATYAQSLTDKPVKGMLTGPVTILHWSFAREDIPRKDIANQLALAVRDEVVDLESAGIGIIQIDEPAFREGLPIKQSQWADYLTWAVDAFKLSAAGVEDATQIHTHMCYSEFNDTINAIAAMDADVITIETSRSRMELLSAFEDFHYPNEIGPGVYDIHSPNIPTVDEMVDLMTKASQKVPVKQLWVNPDCGLKTRTWDEVEPALRNMIAAAKVLRRLS; encoded by the coding sequence ATGAAAATTTCAAGTTTAGGATTTCCTCGCATAGGACGTCAGCGTGAATTGAAGTTTGCTTTAGAGCGCTATTGGCGCAGTGAAGCCACATTAACGGAGTTGAAAAACGTTGCCTGTGAATTAAAACGCACCCATTGGCAGTGGCAAGCAGATGCAGGTGTTGAATTACTGCCTGTAGGGGATTTTGCTTATTATGACCAAGTGTTAACCCTGAGTGCGACCTTAAATGTGATCCCCGCTCGTCATCGGGTCACTCAAGCTGATGGCAGCCAAGCCCCTGTCGATATTGACACCTTATTTCGCGTGGCTCGTGGCCGTTCGCAAACCGGCCAACATGCGTGTGCGGCAGAAATGACCAAGTTTTTTAATACTAACTACCATTATCAAGTGCCAGAATTGAGCGCTGATCAAGCGTTCGAAATAGCCTACGACCAACTGTTTGATGATGTTACAGAAGCGCAGCAATTAGGTCATCAAGCAAAACCTGTGCTGCTCGGTCCAGTGACGTATTTATACTTATCTAAAAGCCTCACTGAGTTTAATAAGTTGGTGTTATTACCGCCGTTACTGGTTGCTTATCAGCAAATTTTGTCTCGTTTTGCAGCCCAAGGTGTGAGTTGGGTGCAATTTGATGAACCGGTATTAGCGGCAGACTTAACCGATGAGTGGCAGCAAGCTATTCGTCAAAGTTATCAAACGTTAGCGCAACAAAAGCCAGCATCTTTAAATATTTTACTCGCCAGTTATTACGGTTCTATTGCCCATCATCAAGCATTGGTGAGTGCATTACCGGTTGAGGGGCTACATCTTGATTTAGTCAGCGCGCCAGAACAGCTTGATGTGTTTGTTAATGCGCTTTCTAGTCAACAGGTACTTTCTATTGGGGTGGTTAATGGTCGCAATGTGTGGGCTGCTGATGTTGATTTGATTGCTGATAAAGTGACCGAATTAGCGACCAGGTTAGGCGATCGTTTGTGGATTACACCTTCATGTTCATTGTTGCATTGTCCTGTGGATGTCGAGGTTGAAAGCCAATTAATTACGCCATTACTTGGCCAATTAGCTTTTGCGAAACAAAAATTATTTGAACTTAACGAAATTTATCAATTAATCGTTGGGCAAGGTTCAGCAACTAGCCAAGCGATTATTGATCGTTGCCAGCAACGCCGCTTGGCAAAAGCTGCAGCAGCTAATCAACAGGTTGTTGAACGTGTGTCGCAGTTAACCGCTGATGATTTTGAACGTGACAGTCCATTTGCCCGCCGTATCATTGCCCAACAACAAAAGTTAGCGCTGCCATTATTACCCACAACCACCATAGGTTCATTTCCGCAAACGCCAGCCATTCGGGGGTTACGCAGTCGCTGGCGTAAAGGCGAAATCAATGACAATGATTACCGATCACAGCTTGAGCAAGTTACTCAAGACACCATTTCTCGTCAACTTAAATTGGGTCTCGACGTGCTAGTCCACGGCGAAGCTGAGCGTAATGACATGGTGGAGTATTTTGGTGAACAATTAGACGGTGTTGGGTTTACTCAATTTGGTTGGGTGCAAAGTTATGGTTCTCGTTGCGTTAAGCCACCGTTAATTTATGGCGATGTGTCTCGTCCAAAACCAATGACGGTCGACTGGGCTACCTATGCGCAAAGCTTAACCGACAAGCCCGTTAAAGGCATGCTAACGGGTCCGGTGACCATTTTACATTGGTCGTTCGCTCGTGAAGATATTCCTCGTAAAGATATTGCCAACCAACTTGCATTAGCAGTACGTGACGAAGTGGTCGATTTAGAAAGCGCAGGTATTGGCATTATTCAAATTGATGAGCCAGCATTTCGTGAAGGTTTACCGATTAAACAAAGCCAATGGGCAGATTATTTAACCTGGGCGGTGGATGCGTTTAAGTTATCGGCTGCAGGTGTTGAAGATGCAACTCAAATCCATACACACATGTGTTACAGCGAGTTTAATGACACCATTAATGCCATAGCGGCGATGGATGCAGATGTCATCACCATTGAGACGTCACGTTCGCGTATGGAGCTACTGAGTGCCTTTGAAGATTTTCATTATCCTAATGAAATTGGTCCCGGTGTGTATGACATTCATTCGCCGAATATTCCAACCGTTGATGAAATGGTCGACTTAATGACTAAAGCGTCGCAAAAGGTGCCGGTGAAACAGTTATGGGTTAATCCTGATTGTGGTTTAAAAACCCGTACCTGGGATGAGGTTGAGCCAGCGCTGCGGAATATGATTGCAGCGGCTAAAGTGCTTAGGCGTTTATCTTAA
- a CDS encoding DUF3069 domain-containing protein yields MTAVDQQYQQVVKQVSYNVANKVLPMAKLPETLLEAYEGLFKELMDDKANAFTNGWNALPASAQKLMTKAEFHGFYIANAWMQLSRAAQEIADSAESEEEMNNNEYDGVFGRLAEQSLKECLRKLKKARTDRPLLNSFRQVMSA; encoded by the coding sequence ATGACAGCAGTAGATCAACAGTATCAACAAGTGGTTAAGCAAGTGTCGTATAACGTTGCTAATAAAGTATTACCCATGGCCAAGTTACCTGAAACCTTACTTGAAGCTTACGAAGGCTTGTTTAAAGAGTTAATGGATGACAAAGCGAACGCATTTACCAATGGATGGAATGCCTTGCCAGCAAGTGCACAGAAATTGATGACTAAAGCCGAATTTCATGGTTTTTATATTGCCAATGCATGGATGCAATTAAGTCGAGCAGCGCAAGAGATTGCTGATAGTGCTGAGTCTGAAGAAGAGATGAATAATAACGAATATGATGGTGTATTTGGACGCTTAGCTGAGCAATCACTGAAAGAGTGTTTACGTAAGCTTAAAAAAGCGCGTACCGATCGTCCATTATTAAACAGCTTTAGACAAGTGATGTCTGCCTAA
- a CDS encoding dodecin: protein MSHTYKVIELVGSSPISSDEAVKNAIAEANKSLLHLRWFQVIETRGHLEEGLIAHWQVTVKVGFTLDSNA from the coding sequence ATGAGCCACACTTATAAAGTGATTGAACTGGTCGGGTCATCACCAATCAGTTCAGATGAGGCGGTCAAAAATGCGATTGCAGAAGCCAATAAAAGTTTACTACATTTGCGCTGGTTTCAAGTTATCGAAACCCGTGGCCACTTAGAAGAAGGCTTAATTGCTCATTGGCAAGTAACCGTTAAAGTGGGTTTTACCTTAGACTCTAATGCTTAG
- a CDS encoding NAD-dependent malic enzyme has translation MDDNKRPLYLPFAGPAILESPLLNKGSAFSEEERVFFNLEGLIPWVIETIDEQASRAYEQFKSVTNDLNKHIYLRNIQDTNETLFYRLVRNHISEMMPIIYTPTVGLACERFSKNYRRNRGLFISYPNKDRIDDILNNSTRQKVKVIVVTDGERILGLGDQGIGGMGIPIGKLSLYTSCGGISPAYCLAVTLDVGTDNPHLLEDPMYMGWRHQRIGGEEYTEFVEAFMQAVSRRWPDALIQFEDFAQKNAMPLLERYKDQYCSFNDDIQGTAAVTVGSLLAACKAANSKLSEQRITFLGAGSAGCGIAEAIVATMVSEGISELQARSQVFMVDRWGLLLDNMPNLLPFQQKLTQHCATIEAWDNYSDNISLLDVVNNAKPTVLIGVSGSPGLFTEEIIRAMHSHCKRPIVFPLSNPTSRVEATPKDIMHWTSGQALVATGSPFEPVVINGETFEIAQCNNSFIFPGIGLGVLSCGARRVSDEMLMASSRALAECSPLGKNGIGSLLPPLEEIQSVSKYIAFAVAKAAIDQGLALPCTDDLLQQSIEANFWEPEYRRYKRTSF, from the coding sequence ATGGACGATAACAAACGCCCCCTCTATCTTCCTTTTGCTGGCCCAGCGATCCTTGAATCACCTCTGCTTAATAAAGGCAGTGCATTTAGTGAAGAAGAACGCGTATTTTTCAACCTTGAAGGCCTCATTCCTTGGGTTATTGAAACCATTGATGAACAAGCTTCACGTGCATACGAACAATTTAAAAGCGTCACCAATGATCTTAATAAGCACATCTATCTGCGCAATATTCAAGATACTAACGAAACCTTATTTTACCGTTTAGTGCGTAATCACATCAGCGAAATGATGCCGATTATTTACACCCCTACGGTGGGTTTAGCCTGCGAGCGTTTTTCTAAAAATTATCGTCGTAACCGCGGATTATTCATTTCATATCCAAATAAAGATCGTATTGATGATATTTTGAATAATTCCACCCGTCAGAAAGTCAAAGTCATTGTGGTCACTGACGGAGAACGTATTCTCGGCTTAGGTGACCAAGGCATTGGTGGCATGGGGATCCCGATCGGTAAATTATCGCTATACACTAGCTGTGGTGGGATCAGTCCAGCATACTGTCTTGCGGTGACCTTAGATGTGGGTACCGATAACCCACATTTACTTGAAGACCCTATGTACATGGGCTGGCGTCATCAACGAATTGGCGGCGAAGAATATACTGAATTTGTTGAAGCCTTTATGCAAGCAGTAAGTCGTCGCTGGCCTGATGCATTGATTCAGTTTGAAGATTTTGCGCAAAAAAATGCTATGCCACTACTTGAGCGTTATAAAGATCAATACTGTAGTTTCAACGATGATATTCAAGGCACTGCTGCTGTTACTGTCGGCTCACTACTGGCCGCTTGTAAAGCCGCTAATAGTAAACTTAGCGAACAACGTATTACCTTCTTAGGTGCAGGTAGTGCAGGTTGCGGAATTGCCGAAGCCATTGTGGCCACAATGGTGTCAGAAGGCATTAGTGAACTACAAGCGCGCTCACAAGTATTTATGGTCGATCGTTGGGGCTTGTTACTCGACAACATGCCTAACTTATTACCCTTCCAACAAAAGCTGACCCAACATTGCGCCACGATTGAAGCGTGGGACAACTATAGTGACAATATTTCGTTACTTGATGTGGTTAATAATGCCAAACCGACAGTATTGATTGGGGTCTCTGGCTCACCAGGCCTGTTTACTGAAGAAATCATTCGAGCAATGCACAGCCATTGTAAACGCCCTATTGTATTCCCATTATCGAATCCAACCAGCCGCGTTGAAGCAACACCAAAAGATATTATGCATTGGACATCAGGCCAGGCATTAGTGGCAACAGGCAGCCCATTTGAACCTGTGGTCATTAATGGTGAAACCTTTGAGATAGCACAGTGTAATAACAGCTTTATCTTCCCAGGTATTGGCTTAGGTGTTTTATCTTGTGGTGCAAGACGCGTGTCCGATGAAATGTTAATGGCATCAAGCCGCGCCTTAGCAGAATGTTCGCCATTAGGTAAAAATGGCATAGGTTCGCTGCTGCCACCTCTAGAAGAGATTCAATCTGTCAGTAAGTATATTGCTTTTGCCGTTGCCAAAGCGGCAATTGATCAAGGTTTAGCCTTACCTTGTACCGATGATTTGCTGCAGCAATCAATTGAAGCTAACTTTTGGGAACCTGAATATCGTCGTTACAAACGTACTTCATTCTAA
- a CDS encoding tetratricopeptide repeat-containing diguanylate cyclase, with protein MLVFIIGLTSIAYANPIDNPRADEIYQLFDSGGFISDKENRKLLDEYKSILSTDDIVRQKLYIRLNCWSLPTNTTEKIKAAVNYADEYLQIYSQPTPSLIGIDLQYCKAWYLHAQGKNDSLFADLDAAITSAYLLEDPRLIADGRSIRGSILSYLGNFSAALEDLITAQNLYESLNLTYWANVNLGDLANSYRRFGDAQTALKYQIKLEKNYLQNKQRYEANLTNNQIALSLEKLERYEEAIARYQKTHDFWLTENHPIAAADASISIAGNFINLNRLNEADDILQRAQKLITPDNDNSYSYMNLFMAEVHYLQNDYDQAIIKINNAEKAFNFSNNIRGLNQALQLKSKIYQASQQWQQAYEALALFVESHLSLDKQVFSERNAEMQARFNTNKIQTENEWLIQRDKDKEAQLNIMQRNEQMQIVIIILVAIILLIVSIFAYKQVIRKQLFRRLALTDELTKLANRRDTYAQGNHFLSSSKQSGRPFSIISFDADHFKTVNDKFGHNMGDKVLVKLASISASMMRETDIVGRVGGEEFLILLPNIDKAKAIEIANRLVLTIEKYDWSQISAGLHQTVSAGVASYSNEEDLSPLLLKADKALYCAKAAGRNCVKAA; from the coding sequence ATGCTCGTTTTTATCATTGGATTAACCAGCATCGCTTATGCTAATCCGATAGATAATCCCCGTGCCGATGAAATTTACCAGCTATTTGACAGCGGCGGTTTTATTTCTGATAAAGAAAATCGTAAGTTACTCGACGAATATAAAAGTATACTGTCCACCGACGATATTGTTCGGCAAAAACTCTATATTCGCCTTAATTGCTGGAGTTTACCGACTAACACAACCGAGAAAATAAAAGCGGCAGTTAACTACGCTGATGAATACCTGCAGATATACAGTCAGCCAACCCCATCATTAATCGGCATTGACCTGCAATATTGCAAGGCGTGGTATCTGCACGCACAAGGGAAAAATGACAGCTTATTCGCCGACCTTGACGCGGCCATCACCAGCGCTTATCTACTTGAAGATCCGCGTTTAATTGCCGATGGCCGTAGTATTAGAGGTTCAATTCTGTCCTATTTAGGCAATTTTTCTGCGGCACTTGAGGATCTGATCACTGCGCAAAACTTATATGAGTCGCTTAATTTAACTTATTGGGCCAATGTCAATTTAGGTGACCTAGCAAATAGCTATCGCCGCTTTGGCGATGCTCAAACCGCGTTAAAATATCAAATAAAGCTCGAAAAAAATTACCTACAAAATAAACAACGTTATGAAGCCAATCTAACCAATAACCAAATAGCACTATCATTGGAGAAACTTGAACGTTACGAGGAAGCCATTGCGCGCTACCAAAAAACTCACGATTTTTGGTTAACAGAAAATCACCCGATTGCTGCTGCCGATGCATCTATTAGTATTGCTGGCAATTTCATCAACTTAAATAGACTCAACGAAGCCGATGATATTCTCCAACGGGCTCAAAAGTTGATTACACCAGATAATGATAATAGTTATAGCTACATGAATTTATTTATGGCCGAGGTGCATTACCTGCAAAATGATTACGACCAAGCCATAATCAAGATTAATAACGCTGAAAAGGCATTTAACTTTAGTAATAACATCCGTGGACTCAATCAAGCATTACAACTAAAGAGTAAAATATATCAAGCTTCCCAGCAGTGGCAACAAGCCTATGAGGCGCTGGCGTTATTTGTAGAATCTCATTTATCACTCGATAAACAAGTCTTTTCAGAACGTAATGCAGAGATGCAAGCTCGATTTAATACCAACAAAATTCAAACCGAAAATGAATGGCTTATTCAGCGTGATAAAGATAAAGAAGCGCAATTAAATATTATGCAGCGCAATGAGCAGATGCAGATCGTTATCATCATCTTAGTTGCGATTATTTTATTGATTGTGTCAATCTTCGCCTACAAGCAAGTGATAAGGAAACAACTCTTTAGACGCCTAGCACTAACCGATGAGCTCACCAAACTCGCCAATAGACGTGACACATATGCTCAAGGTAATCACTTCTTATCATCATCAAAACAATCGGGAAGACCTTTTTCGATTATTTCTTTTGATGCAGACCATTTTAAAACAGTGAATGACAAATTCGGCCATAACATGGGCGATAAAGTACTGGTAAAACTGGCGTCAATTAGCGCAAGCATGATGCGAGAAACCGATATTGTAGGTCGTGTTGGCGGTGAAGAATTTTTAATTTTATTGCCTAATATTGATAAAGCTAAAGCCATTGAAATTGCCAATCGCCTAGTGCTCACCATCGAAAAATATGATTGGTCTCAAATATCAGCCGGACTGCATCAAACCGTCAGTGCCGGTGTGGCTAGCTATAGTAACGAGGAAGACTTGTCACCCTTGTTACTCAAAGCCGACAAAGCGCTCTATTGTGCCAAAGCTGCTGGGCGAAATTGTGTTAAAGCAGCATAA
- a CDS encoding HDOD domain-containing protein — MTNLEQQVFTQVQAIIGNEEQVIGRRGILLPLKKALINEADIRVVIDTVSADPALAAHLLLRSNTAQTAGVISSKSRSVKDALIRLGQVNIYRYAFSFYLKERLDELLEPYKKLVQGYWALNEMIAMDCIVQLREDNKIGVGTKIDADEMQTLALFSVFGQVIALTAFAYLNAELSRPVSLTVIKSLIDKQQQQLSLDAFESLGLDDDLRDEFLIAHNLRQTQNPDSPGLVLRRVLSKRQLLINPL; from the coding sequence ATGACTAATCTTGAGCAACAAGTTTTTACTCAAGTTCAAGCTATTATTGGCAATGAAGAACAGGTCATTGGTCGTCGTGGCATATTACTTCCATTAAAAAAAGCCCTGATTAACGAAGCTGATATTAGAGTTGTTATCGACACAGTGTCTGCCGACCCTGCGTTGGCAGCCCATTTGTTGTTGCGCAGTAATACCGCACAAACAGCAGGGGTGATATCGAGCAAAAGCCGAAGTGTCAAGGATGCCTTAATCCGTTTAGGCCAAGTGAACATCTATCGTTATGCGTTTTCGTTTTATCTTAAAGAACGGCTTGATGAGCTTTTAGAACCGTACAAAAAATTAGTCCAAGGCTATTGGGCCTTAAATGAAATGATCGCGATGGATTGTATAGTACAGTTACGTGAAGATAATAAAATCGGTGTTGGAACTAAAATTGATGCGGATGAAATGCAAACATTAGCACTATTTAGTGTGTTTGGTCAGGTGATTGCGCTAACGGCTTTTGCTTATTTAAATGCTGAGTTATCTCGGCCCGTATCATTGACAGTAATAAAATCACTGATTGATAAGCAACAACAACAGTTATCACTTGATGCATTTGAGTCATTAGGTTTGGATGATGATTTACGCGATGAATTTTTAATTGCCCATAACTTACGCCAAACACAAAACCCTGATTCTCCAGGACTTGTGCTTCGACGCGTGTTATCTAAACGACAATTACTGATCAACCCGCTGTAG
- the queG gene encoding tRNA epoxyqueuosine(34) reductase QueG — protein sequence MFMTATNPALVPDIGSASHSINEPTPEPCPLTAAQLDVLNRQIKLWGKELGFAHIGVADIDLSQHETILQDWLDKGYHGDMAYMAAHGMMRARPAELHPGTIRVICARMDYLPPDAGFASNLTDPNLGYISRYAGGRDYHKLIRQRLKKLGDKINQYCQQLDFGATDFRPVVDSAPILERPLADKAGLGWTGKHSLLLHPDAGSWFFLGELLINLPLPLDIPIEEGCNTCVACIKSCPTDAIVAPYVVDAKRCISYLTIELKGAIPEEFRPLMGNRIYGCDDCQLVCPVNAKAPLTQETDFHTRSALIQPDLLTLFAWSETYFLSQTEGSALRRMGHKRWLRNIAIALGNAPANPAIITALEQRKHSEEVDDMVLEHIEWALGQQIQKAPQSALSRKTQRVIRSIQKGLPRDA from the coding sequence GTGTTTATGACTGCAACCAACCCAGCTTTAGTGCCAGATATTGGCTCTGCTAGCCACTCAATCAATGAGCCAACACCCGAGCCATGTCCGTTGACAGCGGCCCAGCTTGATGTGCTCAATCGCCAAATAAAGCTATGGGGTAAAGAGCTTGGCTTTGCCCATATTGGCGTCGCAGATATTGACTTAAGCCAACATGAGACAATATTACAAGATTGGTTAGACAAGGGTTATCACGGTGATATGGCTTATATGGCCGCGCACGGAATGATGCGCGCGCGACCCGCTGAACTGCATCCCGGAACCATTAGAGTGATTTGTGCTCGGATGGACTATCTTCCCCCTGATGCGGGTTTTGCCAGTAATTTAACCGACCCCAATCTGGGCTATATTTCTCGCTACGCCGGTGGGCGTGACTATCATAAATTAATCCGTCAACGGCTTAAAAAACTCGGTGATAAAATTAACCAGTATTGCCAACAACTCGACTTTGGCGCGACTGATTTTAGACCCGTTGTCGATTCAGCGCCTATTTTAGAGCGTCCATTAGCCGACAAAGCGGGGCTAGGCTGGACAGGAAAACACTCGTTACTGTTACATCCTGATGCGGGAAGCTGGTTTTTCCTTGGCGAGTTATTAATTAACTTACCGTTACCATTAGACATACCAATCGAAGAAGGCTGCAATACTTGTGTCGCCTGCATAAAGTCATGCCCGACCGATGCCATTGTAGCGCCCTATGTTGTCGATGCTAAGCGGTGTATCTCTTATTTAACGATTGAATTAAAAGGCGCTATCCCAGAAGAGTTTCGCCCACTAATGGGCAATCGTATTTATGGCTGTGATGACTGTCAGCTAGTGTGCCCAGTCAATGCTAAAGCACCACTGACCCAAGAGACAGATTTCCACACTCGCAGCGCCCTTATTCAACCTGATTTACTGACCTTATTTGCTTGGTCTGAAACTTATTTTCTCAGCCAAACAGAAGGCAGTGCGCTGCGCCGAATGGGCCATAAACGTTGGTTACGTAATATCGCGATTGCATTAGGTAACGCCCCTGCTAATCCAGCTATTATTACTGCATTAGAGCAACGTAAACACAGTGAAGAAGTGGATGATATGGTACTTGAACATATTGAATGGGCATTAGGACAACAAATACAAAAAGCGCCACAATCGGCGCTTTCACGTAAAACTCAACGAGTGATCAGATCAATACAAAAGGGTTTACCCAGAGACGCATAA